A portion of the Cyanobium sp. PCC 7001 genome contains these proteins:
- a CDS encoding Na/Pi cotransporter family protein encodes MPPGTTLLHAAGGLGLFLLGMALMTEGLRSLAGQRLRQGLLRFTRSAWSGAISGALTTAIVQSSSATTVMSVGFVSAGLLSFQAALGIILGANVGSTGLGWLVALLGIRLDLERIMLPLVLVGACLRLLGRGRQAQAGLALAGFALLFIGIGGLQQAMAGHGLLLDPARFDAALPSGRLKLLLLGLLTTVTALIAAMGAGLGARRTAVAHVTFNLFTAVLAFTLLPVYLWALRLGAETGLSPEPEFALTAFHTGFNVTGVLLILPFATPFAGLIRRVVPPSPDRPVEELADTPPKEAMVAVDQASTALRQTLVALLSSLDEALDHPATAPADLAQGTGLRPVDLDHIELFVDQIDLPSAHDPARSRLLHLLHGLDHLQRLHERCTEERQRRQAVATASALRPERDRLLQCLDGLIPLLQRGAWPEALPLAEACARDLHHRVDPFRQAVMEQVAAGSLAVEEGTALLEAMRWLRRVSQHLQRICRHLVEVMEPVTTRS; translated from the coding sequence ATGCCCCCAGGCACCACGCTTCTTCACGCCGCCGGCGGCCTCGGGCTGTTCCTGCTGGGGATGGCCCTGATGACCGAGGGGCTGCGCAGCCTGGCCGGGCAGCGGCTGCGCCAGGGCCTGCTGCGCTTCACCCGCTCGGCCTGGAGCGGCGCCATCAGCGGCGCCCTGACCACCGCGATCGTGCAGTCGTCCAGCGCCACCACGGTGATGTCCGTGGGATTCGTGAGTGCGGGGCTGCTCAGCTTCCAGGCCGCCCTGGGGATCATCCTCGGGGCCAACGTGGGCAGCACCGGTCTGGGCTGGCTGGTGGCCCTGCTGGGCATCAGGCTCGATCTGGAGCGGATCATGCTGCCGCTGGTGCTGGTGGGCGCCTGCCTGCGGCTGCTCGGTCGCGGCCGTCAGGCCCAGGCCGGCCTGGCGCTGGCGGGATTCGCGCTGCTGTTCATCGGCATCGGCGGGCTGCAGCAGGCCATGGCCGGCCATGGGTTGCTGCTGGATCCGGCCCGTTTCGACGCCGCGCTGCCCTCCGGCCGGCTGAAGCTGCTGCTGCTGGGGCTGCTCACCACCGTCACCGCCCTGATCGCCGCGATGGGGGCGGGCCTGGGGGCACGGCGCACCGCCGTGGCGCACGTGACCTTCAACCTGTTCACGGCCGTGCTGGCCTTCACGCTCCTGCCTGTGTATCTCTGGGCGCTTCGGCTCGGAGCGGAGACGGGGTTGTCCCCCGAGCCCGAGTTCGCCCTCACGGCCTTCCACACCGGCTTCAACGTGACCGGCGTGCTGCTGATCCTGCCCTTCGCCACACCGTTCGCCGGCCTGATCCGCCGGGTGGTGCCCCCCAGCCCCGACCGCCCCGTGGAGGAGCTGGCCGACACCCCGCCCAAAGAGGCGATGGTGGCGGTCGACCAGGCCTCCACGGCCCTGCGCCAGACCCTGGTGGCCCTGCTCAGCAGCCTGGATGAAGCGCTGGACCATCCCGCCACCGCCCCGGCGGATCTGGCCCAGGGCACGGGCCTGAGGCCGGTCGATCTGGACCACATCGAGCTGTTCGTCGACCAGATCGACCTGCCGAGCGCCCACGACCCGGCCCGCAGCCGGCTGCTGCATCTCCTCCATGGGCTCGACCACCTGCAGCGCCTGCACGAGCGCTGCACCGAGGAGCGGCAGCGTCGTCAGGCGGTGGCCACCGCATCGGCGCTGCGCCCCGAGCGGGACCGGCTGCTCCAGTGCCTGGACGGACTCATTCCCCTGCTGCAGCGGGGAGCGTGGCCTGAGGCCCTGCCGCTGGCGGAGGCCTGTGCCCGGGATCTGCACCACCGGGTGGATCCGTTCCGGCAGGCCGTGATGGAGCAGGTGGCCGCAGGTTCGCTGGCCGTGGAGGAGGGCACGGCCCTGCTGGAGGCGATGCGCTGGCTGCGCCGGGTGAGTCAGCATCTGCAGCGCATCTGCCGGCACCTGGTGGAGGTGATGGAACCCGTCACAACCCGTTCTTAA
- a CDS encoding CHAD domain-containing protein, producing the protein MASTADTTGQHVHTLLAAHSKRLVKLHPQVLEDRDPEPLHQMRVAMRRLRTCLIQFAPALDLPAGVSAQRLARSGRRLGLARDLDVLRERLDTRLLPRLSDAETRQLKPVFKRLKRERRDAQHELRSELHSGRYLKLLQALQGWLRDPSFTPLGEQPLSDWLPEWQWPWLGTLLLHPAWWLTDGTGAEEQELLHELRKGIKGARYRLENLQPASGDTALSWVERLKRAQELLGDLHDLAVLRDAIEQQLPQTLATQMPELHALLVEQQGSSWSGWRALAPHLLDPGERRQLLLGLLQDQANSSPQRATV; encoded by the coding sequence ATGGCCAGCACCGCAGACACCACCGGCCAGCACGTGCACACGCTGCTGGCCGCCCACAGCAAGCGCCTGGTGAAGCTCCATCCCCAGGTGCTGGAGGACAGGGATCCGGAGCCCCTGCACCAGATGCGCGTGGCCATGCGGCGCCTGCGCACCTGCCTGATCCAGTTCGCGCCGGCCCTGGACCTGCCGGCGGGGGTTTCGGCCCAGCGGCTGGCCCGCTCCGGCCGGCGCCTCGGTCTGGCACGGGACCTCGACGTGCTCCGGGAGCGCCTGGACACCAGGCTGCTGCCCCGTCTGAGCGACGCGGAGACGCGGCAGCTCAAGCCGGTGTTCAAACGGCTGAAGCGGGAGCGCCGCGATGCCCAGCACGAGCTCCGCAGCGAGCTCCACAGCGGTCGCTACCTCAAGCTGCTGCAGGCCCTGCAGGGCTGGCTGCGGGACCCCAGCTTCACTCCCCTGGGCGAGCAGCCGCTCAGCGACTGGCTGCCCGAATGGCAGTGGCCCTGGCTCGGCACCCTGCTGCTGCACCCAGCCTGGTGGCTCACCGATGGCACCGGTGCGGAGGAGCAGGAGCTTCTGCACGAGCTGCGCAAGGGCATCAAGGGTGCCCGCTACAGACTCGAAAATCTGCAGCCGGCATCCGGCGACACGGCCCTCAGCTGGGTGGAGCGGCTCAAGCGGGCCCAGGAGCTGCTCGGCGACCTCCATGACCTGGCCGTGCTCCGGGACGCGATCGAGCAGCAACTACCGCAGACCCTGGCAACCCAGATGCCGGAGCTGCATGCACTGCTGGTGGAGCAGCAGGGCAGCAGCTGGAGCGGCTGGCGCGCACTGGCGCCACACCTGCTCGACCCCGGAGAACGGCGTCAGTTGTTGCTGGGCCTGCTCCAGGATCAGGCCAACAGTTCGCCTCAGCGCGCAACTGTGTAG
- a CDS encoding iron uptake porin → MKLFQQLLVAPAALGLLAAAAATASEIRTELNMDGVNQYASQEQVTSISQFSDVQPTDWAYQALSNLIERYGCVAGYPDGTYKGQRAMTRFEAAALLNACLDRVTEVTDELKRLMAEFEKELAILKGRVDGLEAKVGELEASQFSTTTKLKGEVSMILGGMPDFDNVDEGPNPDQTTFNYDVRLSFDTSFTGKDLLRTRLRAGNFESLPFGSSSQIFKLDKAEATDDSVIIDRLYYDFPVGDSFNVTVGALVRNTEMVAFIPSAYKSSILDYFQLSGASGTYNKATGAGAGFRWKQQVEKGRPYATFSANYVSSDGFADSSVGAFNEEGGINALAQLGVKAPNWGAAVAYRYGSEASRIRVPNFSGTVLSGESTNSVAVGAYWQPTDTGWIPSISLGYGYNDGSGGFPDSQSWMVGFQWDDAFAKGNAAGFAFGMPPFVDGDEGDEAWLYEIFYKFQVTDNISITPALFYGTNAASNDGDDAWGGVIQTTFKF, encoded by the coding sequence ATGAAACTCTTCCAGCAACTGCTGGTGGCTCCTGCGGCTCTGGGCCTGCTGGCCGCCGCGGCCGCCACGGCTTCTGAGATCAGGACCGAGCTCAACATGGACGGCGTCAACCAGTACGCCTCCCAGGAGCAGGTCACCAGCATCTCCCAGTTTTCCGACGTTCAGCCCACCGACTGGGCCTACCAGGCCCTCTCGAACCTGATCGAGCGCTACGGCTGCGTCGCCGGCTATCCCGACGGCACCTACAAGGGCCAGCGGGCCATGACACGTTTCGAGGCGGCCGCCCTGCTCAACGCCTGCCTCGATCGCGTCACCGAGGTGACCGATGAGCTCAAGCGCCTGATGGCCGAGTTCGAGAAGGAGCTCGCCATCCTCAAGGGCCGCGTCGACGGCCTCGAGGCCAAGGTGGGTGAACTGGAGGCCAGCCAGTTCTCCACCACCACCAAGCTGAAAGGCGAAGTGAGCATGATCCTCGGCGGCATGCCCGACTTCGACAACGTGGACGAGGGCCCCAACCCGGATCAGACCACGTTCAACTACGACGTGCGGCTCAGCTTCGACACCAGCTTCACCGGCAAGGACCTGCTGCGCACCCGCCTGCGCGCCGGCAACTTCGAATCCCTGCCCTTCGGCAGCAGCTCCCAGATCTTCAAGCTGGACAAGGCCGAAGCCACCGATGACTCGGTGATCATCGATCGCCTCTACTACGACTTCCCCGTCGGCGACTCCTTCAACGTCACCGTGGGCGCCCTGGTGCGCAACACCGAGATGGTGGCCTTCATCCCCAGCGCCTACAAGTCCAGCATTCTCGACTACTTCCAGCTGTCTGGGGCTTCCGGCACCTACAACAAGGCCACCGGCGCCGGCGCCGGCTTCCGCTGGAAGCAGCAGGTGGAGAAGGGTCGCCCCTATGCCACCTTCTCGGCCAACTACGTGTCGAGCGACGGCTTCGCGGATTCCAGCGTGGGCGCCTTCAATGAGGAAGGCGGCATCAACGCCCTGGCCCAGCTGGGCGTGAAGGCCCCCAACTGGGGTGCCGCCGTGGCCTACCGCTACGGTTCCGAGGCTTCCCGCATCCGTGTGCCCAACTTCTCCGGCACCGTGCTCAGCGGCGAAAGCACCAACAGCGTGGCCGTGGGCGCCTACTGGCAACCCACCGATACCGGCTGGATCCCCTCGATCAGCCTCGGCTACGGCTACAACGACGGCAGTGGTGGGTTCCCCGATTCCCAGTCGTGGATGGTGGGCTTCCAGTGGGATGACGCCTTCGCCAAGGGCAACGCCGCCGGCTTCGCCTTCGGCATGCCTCCCTTCGTGGATGGTGATGAAGGCGATGAGGCCTGGCTGTACGAGATCTTCTACAAGTTCCAGGTCACCGACAACATTTCGATCACGCCGGCCCTCTTCTATGGCACCAATGCAGCCTCCAATGACGGCGACGATGCCTGGGGCGGCGTGATTCAGACCACGTTCAAGTTCTGA
- a CDS encoding iron uptake porin: MKLFQQLLVAPAALGLLAAAAATASEIRTELNMDGVNQYASQEQVTSISQFSDVQPTDWAYQALSNLIERYGCVAGYPDGTYKGQRAMTRFEAAALLNACLDRVTEVTDELKRLMAEFEKELAILKGRVDGLEAKVGELEASQFSTTTKLKGEVSMILGGMPDFDNVDEGPNPDQTTFNYDVRLSFDTSFTGKDLLRTRLRAGNFESLPFGSSSQIFTLDKATSTDDSVKIDRLFYDFPVGDSFNVTVGALVRNTEMLAFIPSAYKSSILDYFGLAGASGVYNKTTGAGAGFRWKQQVEKGRPYATFSANYVSGSGFDDSSIGAFSEESGINATAQLGVKAANWGAAVGYRYGSEASRIRNPNFSGTLLAGEDSNSVAVGAYWQPTDTGWIPSISLGYGYNDGGGGFPDSQSWMAGLQWDDAFIKGNAAGFAVGMPPFTDDGDEAWLYEIFYRFQVTDNISITPALFYGTNAASNGGDDAWGGVIQTTFKF; the protein is encoded by the coding sequence ATGAAACTCTTCCAGCAACTGCTGGTGGCTCCTGCGGCTCTGGGCCTGCTGGCCGCCGCGGCCGCCACGGCTTCTGAGATCAGGACCGAGCTCAACATGGACGGCGTCAACCAGTACGCCTCCCAGGAGCAGGTCACCAGCATCTCCCAGTTTTCCGACGTTCAGCCCACCGACTGGGCCTACCAGGCCCTCTCGAACCTGATCGAGCGCTACGGCTGCGTCGCCGGCTATCCCGACGGCACCTACAAGGGCCAGCGGGCCATGACACGTTTCGAGGCGGCCGCCCTGCTCAACGCCTGCCTCGATCGCGTCACCGAGGTGACCGATGAGCTCAAGCGCCTGATGGCCGAGTTCGAGAAGGAGCTCGCCATCCTCAAGGGCCGCGTCGACGGCCTCGAGGCCAAGGTGGGTGAACTGGAGGCCAGCCAGTTCTCCACCACCACCAAGCTGAAAGGCGAAGTGAGCATGATCCTCGGCGGCATGCCCGACTTCGACAACGTGGACGAGGGCCCCAACCCGGATCAGACCACGTTCAACTACGACGTGCGGCTCAGCTTCGACACCAGCTTCACCGGCAAGGACCTGCTGCGCACCCGCCTGCGCGCCGGCAACTTCGAATCCCTGCCCTTCGGCAGCAGCTCCCAGATCTTCACCCTGGACAAGGCCACGAGCACGGATGATTCCGTGAAGATCGATCGCCTCTTCTACGACTTCCCCGTCGGCGACTCCTTCAACGTCACGGTGGGCGCCCTGGTGCGCAACACCGAGATGCTGGCCTTCATCCCCAGCGCCTACAAGTCGAGCATCCTCGATTACTTCGGCCTGGCCGGCGCCTCCGGCGTCTACAACAAGACGACGGGTGCCGGCGCCGGCTTCCGCTGGAAGCAGCAGGTGGAGAAGGGCCGCCCCTATGCCACCTTCTCGGCCAACTACGTGTCCGGTTCGGGGTTTGACGACTCCAGCATCGGTGCCTTCAGCGAGGAGAGCGGCATCAACGCCACTGCCCAGCTGGGCGTGAAGGCCGCGAACTGGGGGGCTGCCGTGGGCTACCGCTACGGCTCGGAAGCCTCCCGCATCCGCAACCCCAACTTCTCGGGCACGCTCCTGGCTGGCGAAGACAGCAACAGTGTGGCCGTGGGTGCCTACTGGCAGCCCACCGACACCGGCTGGATTCCCTCGATCAGCCTCGGCTACGGCTACAACGACGGCGGTGGCGGCTTCCCGGATTCCCAGTCGTGGATGGCTGGCCTGCAGTGGGATGACGCCTTCATCAAGGGCAACGCCGCCGGCTTCGCCGTTGGCATGCCCCCCTTCACTGACGATGGCGACGAAGCCTGGCTGTATGAGATCTTCTACCGCTTCCAGGTCACCGACAACATCTCGATCACGCCCGCGCTCTTCTACGGCACCAATGCGGCCTCCAACGGCGGTGATGATGCCTGGGGCGGTGTGATTCAGACCACCTTCAAGTTCTGA
- the pstS gene encoding phosphate ABC transporter substrate-binding protein PstS produces the protein MSFVKKVSICGTVSAALASITAATSVLASSTLNGAGASFPAPFYQAAFASAAGKGIRVNYQSVGSGAGVRQFVAGTVDFGATDEPIKPAEAAKVKRGVVQFPAVGGTIAIAYNNPGCKGLKLSQKQAVDVFLGKIKAWEQLKCGKGKINVVHRSDGSGTTFAFTNSLSAFSPEWKRKVGEGKSVKWPLGVGGKGNEGVAGILSNTPGSIGYVNQAYVRGKLKAAALQNKAGRYVLPSVKSGAAALNNIRLDGNLAGEDPNPAGAESYPISTLTWILAYQSGNGARAAGIRKAMNHLLGPAQSRADDLGYVPLRGSVLNAARKAVGRIGS, from the coding sequence ATGTCCTTCGTGAAGAAGGTCTCCATCTGTGGCACGGTCTCCGCTGCCCTGGCCAGCATCACCGCCGCAACGTCCGTGCTGGCAAGCTCCACCCTCAACGGTGCTGGTGCCAGTTTCCCCGCCCCCTTCTATCAGGCGGCCTTCGCCTCGGCGGCCGGCAAGGGTATCCGTGTCAATTACCAGTCGGTGGGCTCCGGCGCCGGTGTCCGTCAATTCGTGGCGGGCACGGTGGACTTCGGCGCCACCGATGAACCGATCAAACCCGCCGAAGCCGCCAAGGTGAAGCGCGGCGTGGTGCAGTTCCCCGCCGTGGGCGGCACCATCGCCATCGCCTACAACAACCCGGGCTGCAAAGGGCTCAAATTGAGCCAGAAGCAGGCAGTGGATGTGTTCCTGGGCAAGATCAAGGCCTGGGAGCAGCTCAAGTGCGGCAAGGGCAAGATCAACGTGGTGCACCGCTCCGATGGCAGCGGCACCACCTTCGCCTTCACCAATTCCCTCTCCGCCTTCTCCCCGGAGTGGAAGAGAAAGGTGGGTGAGGGCAAGAGCGTGAAGTGGCCCTTGGGCGTGGGCGGCAAGGGCAACGAGGGAGTGGCCGGCATCCTCAGCAACACCCCGGGTTCGATCGGCTACGTGAACCAGGCCTACGTGAGGGGCAAGCTCAAGGCCGCCGCGCTGCAGAACAAGGCGGGCAGGTATGTGCTGCCCAGTGTGAAATCCGGAGCTGCGGCGCTGAACAACATCCGCCTCGACGGCAACCTCGCCGGTGAGGATCCCAACCCCGCCGGAGCCGAGAGCTATCCCATCTCCACCCTCACCTGGATCCTGGCCTACCAGAGCGGAAACGGCGCCAGGGCCGCCGGGATCCGCAAGGCGATGAACCACCTGCTGGGGCCTGCCCAGAGCAGGGCCGATGACCTGGGCTACGTGCCCCTGCGGGGCAGCGTTCTCAACGCGGCCCGCAAAGCGGTGGGGCGGATCGGCTCCTAA
- a CDS encoding glycosyltransferase family 39 protein, giving the protein MPSVNDPMKAPTSAPVRARGWLGSLGSAGLILLLISAVVLLLFWGSNILYPLDKTESLQLDIARTMHSEHSLAVPRVSGGPYFDKPPLPYWVAWPVFQFFPADPWLARLGAGVASTLGVVATVLLVHQQGRSEADPPRRSLLRALLAGLILACLPGYAAFAHVAVHDSYITTCITVAAVGLYALLFGRPLGAPGPRGLAVIVGVAMGVGFLAKGLLAWALPLAVVLGFAALTRQAAPLLRRWPQLLLSAALAVSVPLPWLLAAFHQAGPAFLAGFLGHSNLARVTSTVDSHAGPWFYYLPVVLLLSFPWGLVALPNRARWRQLLGQARQRDAGNRPVDLQLFALVWLVLTVLLLSVASTKLPHYILSCLPPLAILAAFNLVPEPCPAAARQDPFSRSPRFYAILGAGTAVVLAATGLVLAPLVAGLIKPDRVFPDYTAALVSHLEGWPFRTLLVLMALAVAGLLLWIPQRRAALVTAWTLVAVLSFSTVVPGLATVYRQHRQAAILDLADQVAGHTEAGVPIVILGKSYHSVALRSGHPILRLDGWPEVVALQRSSQGHAFEHGLVVFAPRHRMLSDAQIREAGLRMAALDERQNLLAVELRSAGPAGG; this is encoded by the coding sequence ATGCCGTCAGTCAATGACCCGATGAAGGCTCCAACGAGCGCTCCGGTGCGTGCTCGGGGTTGGCTCGGTTCCCTTGGCTCCGCCGGGCTGATCCTGCTGCTGATCTCCGCCGTGGTGCTGCTGCTGTTCTGGGGCAGCAACATCCTCTACCCGCTGGACAAGACCGAATCACTCCAGCTGGACATCGCCCGCACCATGCATTCCGAGCACAGCCTGGCGGTGCCCCGCGTCAGCGGTGGGCCCTACTTCGACAAGCCACCGCTGCCCTACTGGGTGGCCTGGCCGGTGTTCCAGTTCTTTCCGGCTGATCCCTGGCTGGCGCGCCTGGGGGCTGGAGTGGCCAGCACCCTCGGGGTGGTGGCCACCGTGCTGCTGGTGCACCAGCAGGGCCGTTCCGAGGCGGATCCGCCTCGGCGATCCCTGCTCCGGGCCCTGCTGGCGGGCCTGATCCTGGCTTGCCTGCCCGGCTATGCCGCCTTCGCCCATGTGGCGGTGCACGACAGCTACATCACCACCTGCATCACGGTGGCGGCGGTCGGTCTGTACGCCCTCCTGTTCGGCCGGCCCCTCGGAGCCCCGGGGCCCCGCGGTCTGGCCGTGATCGTGGGCGTGGCCATGGGGGTGGGCTTCCTTGCCAAGGGCCTGCTGGCCTGGGCCCTGCCACTGGCCGTGGTGCTCGGCTTTGCGGCGCTCACCCGCCAGGCGGCGCCACTGCTGCGGCGCTGGCCCCAGCTGCTGCTCAGCGCCGCCCTGGCCGTGTCGGTGCCTCTGCCCTGGCTGCTGGCCGCGTTCCACCAGGCCGGACCTGCCTTTCTCGCCGGCTTCCTCGGCCACAGCAACCTGGCCCGGGTCACCAGCACCGTGGACAGCCACGCGGGGCCCTGGTTCTATTACCTGCCGGTGGTCCTTCTGCTCAGCTTTCCCTGGGGCCTGGTGGCCCTTCCCAACCGGGCACGCTGGCGGCAGCTGCTGGGCCAGGCGCGGCAGCGGGATGCCGGCAACCGCCCCGTCGATCTGCAGCTGTTTGCTTTGGTGTGGCTGGTGCTCACCGTGCTGCTGCTGAGTGTGGCCAGCACCAAGCTTCCCCACTACATCCTCTCCTGCCTGCCGCCCCTGGCGATCCTGGCGGCCTTCAATCTGGTGCCAGAGCCCTGTCCCGCGGCGGCTCGTCAGGATCCGTTCAGCCGCAGTCCGCGCTTCTACGCCATCCTGGGTGCTGGGACCGCGGTGGTGCTGGCGGCCACAGGACTGGTGCTGGCGCCACTGGTGGCCGGGCTGATCAAGCCCGATCGGGTCTTCCCCGACTACACGGCGGCGCTGGTGAGCCATCTGGAGGGCTGGCCCTTCCGGACCCTGCTGGTGCTGATGGCTTTGGCGGTGGCAGGGCTGCTGCTCTGGATCCCGCAGCGCCGAGCCGCCCTGGTCACGGCCTGGACCCTGGTGGCGGTGCTCAGCTTCAGCACCGTGGTGCCCGGCCTGGCCACGGTGTATCGGCAGCATCGCCAGGCGGCGATTCTGGACCTCGCCGATCAGGTGGCCGGACACACAGAGGCGGGAGTGCCGATCGTGATCCTGGGCAAGAGCTACCACTCGGTGGCGTTGCGCAGCGGCCATCCGATCCTGCGGCTGGATGGATGGCCCGAGGTGGTGGCGCTGCAGCGCTCCAGCCAGGGCCATGCCTTCGAACACGGACTGGTGGTGTTCGCGCCGCGGCATCGGATGCTCAGCGATGCCCAGATCCGGGAGGCCGGTCTGCGGATGGCTGCCCTGGATGAACGCCAGAACCTGCTGGCGGTGGAGCTCCGCAGTGCCGGCCCAGCCGGGGGTTAG
- a CDS encoding ferritin codes for MTLSTSISTPTVATGPAGRAMAQPMESSLLEALQDHLGLERRASAAYFAMALWCAERELRGFAHYLKSEASAEQTHAAKVADYLIARGQTVILQDVPAPRQTWASPEEIVATMFLMEADVTTSLQQLYAMAERAGDVRTTVFLDPMVDSQIAAEHEAGHLLGRVRFAQNQPAALLIIDGELSDDQHEPAHLA; via the coding sequence ATGACCCTCTCCACCAGCATCAGCACACCCACCGTGGCCACCGGCCCCGCCGGCAGGGCGATGGCCCAGCCGATGGAGTCCTCCCTGCTGGAGGCTCTCCAGGACCATCTCGGCCTGGAACGCCGGGCCAGTGCCGCCTACTTCGCCATGGCCCTGTGGTGCGCCGAGCGGGAGCTGCGCGGGTTCGCCCACTACCTCAAGAGCGAGGCCAGCGCGGAGCAGACCCATGCGGCCAAGGTGGCCGACTATCTGATCGCCCGCGGTCAGACCGTGATCCTGCAGGACGTGCCGGCGCCACGGCAGACCTGGGCGTCGCCGGAGGAGATCGTCGCCACCATGTTCCTCATGGAGGCCGATGTCACCACCTCCCTGCAGCAGCTCTACGCCATGGCTGAACGGGCCGGTGATGTGCGCACCACCGTGTTTCTGGATCCGATGGTCGACAGCCAGATTGCCGCGGAGCATGAGGCAGGCCACCTGCTCGGTCGGGTGCGCTTCGCCCAGAACCAGCCCGCCGCCCTGCTGATCATCGACGGCGAGCTCAGCGACGACCAGCACGAGCCCGCCCACCTGGCCTGA
- a CDS encoding helix-turn-helix transcriptional regulator: MPVLEPTATAVPALSAEGARALLKALADPLRLQVIEALGAGERCVCDLGADLDLAQSKLSFHLKVMREAGLLAAREEGRWIYYRLRPEAIGSLQHWLEQLQAHSQRPAPPCAG; this comes from the coding sequence ATGCCCGTGCTGGAGCCCACCGCCACCGCCGTGCCCGCCCTGTCGGCCGAAGGGGCCAGGGCCCTGCTCAAGGCCCTGGCCGATCCCCTGCGGCTCCAGGTGATCGAGGCCCTGGGGGCCGGTGAGCGCTGCGTGTGTGACCTGGGGGCCGATCTGGATCTGGCCCAGTCGAAGCTGTCGTTCCACCTCAAGGTGATGCGGGAGGCGGGGCTGCTGGCGGCGCGGGAAGAGGGGCGCTGGATCTACTACCGGCTGCGGCCCGAGGCCATCGGCTCTCTGCAGCACTGGCTGGAACAACTCCAGGCCCACAGCCAGCGCCCGGCTCCACCCTGCGCCGGATAG
- a CDS encoding cation diffusion facilitator family transporter, with the protein MLLNTGLVVVQLVVGFGFGSLALIGDALHNLGDVLGLALGWAAERLALRPATRRFTYGYRRSTQFASLANAALVLAAGGVVVVEGVQRLGRTAEIHAAPVAWAALAGLVINLASARLFGHGHQHDLNRRAAVLHLITDAAVSAAVLISALLIQLTGWDRLDALAAIGVGLAVLWSGWGLLLESGALLLDAVPRGVDLGAIEAALLSLEGVERVHHVHVWSMSTSAVALTAHLQRDPARRPDRELLREARQRLEDLGVGHTTLELEAPEQGRDPWASGRNG; encoded by the coding sequence GTGCTGCTGAACACCGGCCTGGTGGTGGTGCAGCTGGTGGTGGGCTTCGGCTTCGGCTCCCTGGCCCTGATCGGCGATGCCCTGCACAACCTCGGGGATGTGCTGGGGCTGGCCCTGGGCTGGGCGGCCGAACGGCTGGCCCTGCGGCCGGCCACCCGGCGTTTCACCTACGGCTACCGGCGCAGCACCCAGTTCGCGTCCCTTGCCAATGCCGCCCTGGTGCTGGCAGCGGGCGGGGTGGTGGTGGTGGAAGGGGTGCAGCGGCTGGGACGCACCGCCGAGATCCATGCGGCACCGGTGGCCTGGGCGGCCCTGGCGGGGCTTGTGATCAACCTGGCCTCAGCCCGCCTGTTCGGCCACGGCCATCAGCACGACCTCAACCGCCGGGCCGCGGTGCTGCACCTGATCACCGATGCGGCGGTGTCGGCGGCGGTGCTGATCAGCGCGCTGCTGATCCAGCTCACCGGCTGGGACCGGCTGGACGCCCTGGCTGCCATCGGCGTGGGTCTGGCGGTGCTCTGGAGTGGCTGGGGCCTGCTGCTGGAGTCCGGCGCGCTGCTGCTGGATGCGGTGCCCCGCGGCGTGGATCTGGGGGCGATCGAGGCGGCGCTGCTGTCGCTGGAGGGGGTGGAGCGGGTGCACCACGTGCACGTGTGGAGCATGAGCACCTCGGCGGTGGCTCTCACCGCCCACCTGCAGCGGGATCCGGCGCGACGGCCCGACCGGGAGCTGCTGCGGGAGGCCCGGCAGCGGCTGGAGGACCTGGGGGTGGGACACACCACCCTGGAACTGGAAGCGCCTGAGCAAGGCCGTGACCCATGGGCCAGCGGGCGGAACGGCTGA
- a CDS encoding Crp/Fnr family transcriptional regulator, which yields MVFTPSQAADQREGFRQWLEDSYARRQLVHLPAGSTVPLLRRNVWVVVRGMVKLSTISFQGDALMLGLAGANEPFGDPLSSQPSYEATTMVDTDLLCLGCDEILTAPHLAFGLLQGLAARYRQSEAMLALLGLRRIEDRLRGFLELLAEEYGQPCELGLRLPLRLTHHDLASALSTTRVTITRVLGQLRSSGWLTLDAERHLVLAHQPLG from the coding sequence ATGGTGTTCACACCCTCCCAGGCCGCGGATCAGCGCGAGGGATTCAGGCAGTGGCTCGAGGACAGCTACGCCCGGCGGCAGCTGGTGCACCTGCCGGCGGGCAGCACCGTGCCCCTGCTGCGTCGCAACGTGTGGGTGGTGGTGCGCGGCATGGTGAAGCTCAGCACCATCTCCTTCCAGGGGGATGCGCTGATGCTGGGGCTGGCCGGAGCGAACGAGCCCTTCGGGGATCCCCTCAGCAGCCAGCCCAGCTACGAAGCCACCACCATGGTGGACACCGATCTGCTCTGCCTCGGCTGCGATGAGATCCTGACCGCTCCCCATCTGGCCTTCGGCCTGCTGCAGGGCCTGGCCGCCCGCTACCGCCAGAGTGAGGCGATGCTGGCCCTGCTGGGGTTGCGCCGCATCGAAGACCGGCTGCGGGGCTTCCTCGAACTGCTGGCCGAGGAGTACGGCCAGCCCTGTGAGCTGGGGCTGCGGCTGCCCCTGCGGCTCACCCACCACGACCTGGCCAGCGCCCTGAGCACCACCCGCGTCACCATCACCCGGGTACTGGGACAGCTGCGCAGCAGCGGCTGGCTCACCCTGGATGCGGAGCGTCATCTGGTTCTGGCGCACCAGCCCCTGGGTTGA